Proteins from a genomic interval of Desulfocurvibacter africanus subsp. africanus DSM 2603:
- a CDS encoding c-type cytochrome, with product MRTTALRNASLITAGLMAIMVLTFAWHRSEADTSEDISSLGAEIFNSRCAGCHPRDSVQGGFGPGLKNLAARGTLPVSDRPVNEANLLRQLNEPVGVMPSFKDMDAKSKSAVVDYLLKL from the coding sequence ATGCGAACCACGGCGCTCCGTAACGCGTCCTTGATCACTGCCGGACTCATGGCGATCATGGTCCTGACCTTCGCCTGGCACCGTAGCGAAGCCGACACGTCCGAGGACATCTCCAGCCTGGGAGCCGAGATCTTCAACAGCCGTTGCGCCGGTTGCCATCCACGCGATTCAGTGCAGGGCGGCTTCGGCCCAGGACTCAAGAATCTCGCCGCGCGAGGCACCCTGCCCGTAAGCGACAGGCCCGTGAACGAGGCCAACCTGCTGCGCCAGCTCAACGAGCCCGTGGGCGTCATGCCCTCGTTCAAGGATATGGATGCGAAGAGCAAGTCAGCGGTGGTTGACTACTTGTTGAAGCTATAG